The nucleotide sequence CGCCGTCGAACCAGATGCCGCGCACGGGTCCATACTTGGTCAGCAGTTCGGTGATTTTCTCGCCGGCCTCGCCGCCGGTGTACCATTCCAACTCGATCCCGGCCTTGTGAGAGGCGTCGGCGATCTCCTTGCACACGTCGCGCGGGAAGGGGCTGCCCGCCCGGGTGAGCTTGTTCTCGTGCATCTTGGTGTCCCACAGCACGAGGTTTCCGCCGGGACGGCGCTGCATGGCGCCGTTGATGCCGGTCATGAAGACGACGTACTTGGCCCCGCCGGCCTTGACGATGTCGATCCACTCGGTGGCGTCGAACTTGGTTACGTGCTTGAGGTTGGCGTAGAGGTGGTCCCAGTAGCGCTGGTCGGTGTAGTTGCCCCACTCGACGTGGCGCACCTCGATGCCGACGCCCCAGTGGATGAAGATGCCGAACTTGGAATCCTGCCACCACTCGAAGGCCTCGGGCGAGGCCCGCAGGCCCATCTTGACCAGTTCTTCGTGCGAGGGTCGGGTCTCCTGGGCGACCAGCGCCCCGGCGGGGGAGAGCATTAAAAGGATACTCGCGTGCAGAAGAAAAGATCGCATGAGGGTCTCCGTGAAAAAAATTCTTATGCATGAAGTATTGTGCCACAGCGCCGCCGTCGGAACAAGAGTCGCTCTGCTGTCGTACAATTCCTGAAATAGCTTTGCACCAGAGGGACCGCACGGACACGCTTGCGGTTTTGCGATCTCTCCCGCTGCGCCTTTTTTGGGTCAACGTTTACCGTCGCTCCCGCGATAACCGATAGAAATAAGTATGCCCGATCGATCGCCCACAGACCAACTGCGCGTCGTGCCCATCATGTCGCTGGGTCACGAGTTCATCTCCGGCGCCGACATTCCGCCGGGAATGACCGAGCACTATCTGCGCGACGAGCAGAACCCCGCCCTCGCCGCGGCGGTGCGCCCGCTGACCGGGCAGGAAGTCGACACGCTGGTCAAGAACGGAAACACGGCCGACAACTGGGCCAATGTGCAGGTGAACGATTCGTTCAACCCGCGTTACATCCGCAACTGCGAGTTTTACGGCCTGGTGCGGATCGGCAAGCTCGAGGAGGTCTTCCTCGAGTACCACGACATGCACGTGCCGGTGGGTCTGACGAACAGCCGCATCATCGCCTGCGACATCGGCGACGACTGCGCCATCCATAACGTGCCCTACCTGGCGCATTACATCCTGGGGCAGAACGTCATCCTGCTCAACATCGACGAGATGCACGCGACCAACTACGCCAAGTTCGGCAACGGCATCGTCAAGGTGCGCGAGGACGAGTCGGTCCGCGTGTACATGGACCTGATCAACGAGTGCTCGGGGCGGCGGATCATGCCCTTCGACGGCATGACGGCAGGCGACGCGTACATCTGGTCCAAGTACCGCTCCGACGCGGCGCTGATGGAGCGCCTCAAGCAGATCACCCAGCGCGGGTTCGATCCGCGCCGCGGATTCTACGGCACCGTGGGCGACCGCAGCGTGATCAAGAACTGCGGCATCATCAAGGACGTCAAGATCGGCCCGCACGCGTACATCAAAGGCGCCAACAAGCTCAAGAACCTCACGATCAACTCCTCGCGCGACGAGCCCTCGCAGATCGGCGAGGGCGTCGAAATCGTCAACGGGATCATCGGCCTGGGCTGCCACGTGTTCTACGGCTGCAAGGCCGTCCGCTTCGTCATGGGCAACGGCAGCAGCCTCAAGTACGGCGCCCGCCTGATCCACTCGTACCTGGGCGACAACTCAACGATCTCCTGCTGCGAAGTGCTCAACAACCTGATCTTTCCCTGTCACGAGCAGCACCACAACAACTCGTTCCTCATCGCCGCGCTGGTCAAGGGCCAGTCGAACATGGCCGCCAACGCGACGATCGGCTCCAACCACAACAGCCGCGCTCCCGACGGCGAGCTCATCGCGGGGCGCGGGTTCTGGCCGGGTCTGTGCGTCAGCGTCAAGCACAACTGCCGCCTGGCGTCGTTTGCGCTGCTGACCAAGGGCGACTACCCCTGCGAGATGGACATCCCGCTGCCGTTTTCACTTCTGGCCAACGACACCGCCCACGACCGCCTGATGGTGATGCCGGCATACTGGTGGCTGTACAACATGTACGCCCTGGTCCGCAACGCCGACAAGTTCGCCGCCCGCGACGCGCGGCGGACGAAGGTGCAGAAGATCGAGTTCGACTACCTTGCGCCCGACACTGTCGAGGAAATGT is from Planctomycetaceae bacterium and encodes:
- a CDS encoding DUF4954 family protein, whose translation is MPDRSPTDQLRVVPIMSLGHEFISGADIPPGMTEHYLRDEQNPALAAAVRPLTGQEVDTLVKNGNTADNWANVQVNDSFNPRYIRNCEFYGLVRIGKLEEVFLEYHDMHVPVGLTNSRIIACDIGDDCAIHNVPYLAHYILGQNVILLNIDEMHATNYAKFGNGIVKVREDESVRVYMDLINECSGRRIMPFDGMTAGDAYIWSKYRSDAALMERLKQITQRGFDPRRGFYGTVGDRSVIKNCGIIKDVKIGPHAYIKGANKLKNLTINSSRDEPSQIGEGVEIVNGIIGLGCHVFYGCKAVRFVMGNGSSLKYGARLIHSYLGDNSTISCCEVLNNLIFPCHEQHHNNSFLIAALVKGQSNMAANATIGSNHNSRAPDGELIAGRGFWPGLCVSVKHNCRLASFALLTKGDYPCEMDIPLPFSLLANDTAHDRLMVMPAYWWLYNMYALVRNADKFAARDARRTKVQKIEFDYLAPDTVEEMFTALALLERWVGKAAIGAQDDAALASAGRTLLRGPVQGVDTLLVLGEGMERSRRAVVIQKAHQAYAAYRQMLGYYAVKNLLEYFAARAGATLESMKKDLAAPRRSDWVNLGGQLVLDADLAEVRQRIRQGTLADWAAIHQAWDALWQKYPLDKQRHAYATLLDLMEIPALTGAAWAKALTDAVAIQRHIADQVYQTRKKDFEDPFRRMAYSSHEEMEAVLGTPEDNAFVKRVAQSAEAFAAQVAIAPR